The following proteins are encoded in a genomic region of Hyla sarda isolate aHylSar1 chromosome 3, aHylSar1.hap1, whole genome shotgun sequence:
- the LOC130360757 gene encoding protein spinster homolog 1-like: protein MASPQDPLLKEEEEAMEDHSDMDVEKGDIPERQNLPSLSVMSTARSIITVVILAFVNLLIYANRSSVAGVLPYIQKAYDTNASLSGLLNTLFIGSYVLVAPIAGYLGDHCNKKYTVCAGIIVWLSMTLTLSFIPDGYFLLFLLTSGLVGAGEATFCTIAPSIIADLFTSDQRTRMLNVFYSVIPVGCGLGYIIGPKVTDAARGDWHWAFRVTPGLGLIAVALMILVTKELPRTTTNGKKNNKSQKFAKWVTDLKKLFKNRSFMLTTMGSTAVSFIVGAIGVWGPSYLTHARTLLQEKDPCRAEPCDYHDILIFGVVTVVSGILGVVAGTEISKRYRKSNPRADPLVCGCAMMLSAPFLLLALTFGNISLVATNIFIFIGETLLSVNFTLISDIILKVVTPWRRSSALAVQMTIYHLLGDAGSPYLIGLISDTYERGYAKSPLLKYRSLEYALMTCTIMAVIGGAFFMATALYIERDEKEAEMESEPPSSSSSSLLLADEDRASD, encoded by the coding sequence atggcctctccacaagacccattgctgaaggaggaggaagaagcaatggaggaccatagtgatatggatgtagaaaagggcgatatccctgagaggcagaacctgccatctctaagcgtgatgtccaccgcacgttccatcatcaccgtagtgatcctcgcctttgttaatttgctcatctatgcaaatcgctccagcgtggcgggggtgctgccttatatacagaaagcatatgacaccaatgctagtctgtccggcttattgaatacattgttcattggaagctacgtgctggtcgcaccaattgccggatatttgggcgaccactgtaataagaaatatactgtttgcgcaggaatcatcgtttggctgagcatgacacttacactgtcattcatccctgacgggtacttcctgctcttcctgctgacgagtggactggttggagccggagaggcgactttctgcaccatcgctccctccatcattgcagacctttttacaagtgaccagcggacccgcatgctgaacgtgttctactccgtcatacctgtaggctgcggactaggatacatcatcgggcccaaagtgactgatgcagcaaggggcgattggcactgggcatttcgggtcacccctggcctgggcctcatagctgtggctttgatgattttggtcacaaaggagcttccaagaacgactacaaacgggaagaagaacaacaaatcccagaagtttgccaaatgggtgacagatctgaaaaaactatttaaaaatcgaagcttcatgttaaccaccatgggatcgacggctgtatccttcatagtgggagccataggtgtatggggtccgtcatacctgacccacgcacgaacactcctacaagagaaggacccttgccgtgctgaaccgtgtgactatcacgacatcctaatatttggtgtagttacagtcgtttccggcattctgggagttgtagcagggacggagataagtaaaagatatcgcaaatccaacccacgggcggacccgcttgtgtgtggatgtGCGATGATGCTCtctgccccttttcttctgttggcattgacttttggcaacatcagcctcgttgccaccaacatcttcatcttcatcggagagacgcttctgtcagtaaatttcaccctcatatctgacattatactaaaagtagtaactccgtggaggagatcttcagccctggccgtgcagatgacaatctatcacctcctaggtgacgccggcagcccgtacctcatcggcctgatatctgacacctacgaacgaggatatgccaaatcccctcttctgaaataccgcagcctggagtatgccctcatgacctgcaccataatggcagtcatcggaggggccttcttcatggccacggccctatatatagagagggacgaaaaagaagcagagatggaatcagaacctccgtcatcctcctcctcctcactgcttcttgccgatgaggaccgcgcttcagactga